A single region of the Pontibacter kalidii genome encodes:
- a CDS encoding ABC transporter permease, producing the protein MNTRLIYGIAKSLLLARWRQTLVAAVGVAFSIAMFITLLGFMNGLNDLLDGLILNRTPHVRLYNEIKPSENQPVNAATEYKHFYNFISSVKSGISRQEIYNSGPILQAVKDDARVLGATPKLTAQVFFNEGTIEITGTINGVDVEEESRLFNFRDYVTAGNAIDAKNVANSIILGKGLADILVADIGDVVQVTTIQGERIPLKVVGYFQSGIQEIDKVQSYASISTTQKLLGKPANYITDIQVKLHELDRAPAVAKEYERLFDIDAEDIQTANAQFETGSSVRSIISYAVGIVLLIVAGFGIFNILNMMIYEKMDSIAILKATGFSGADVNRIFLLIALSIGFFGGLVGLLFGFIFSVIIDNIPFDTAALPTIKTYPINYNPMFYFIGASFSLITTYFAGFFPARKASKVDPVEIIRGK; encoded by the coding sequence ATGAACACCCGGCTCATATACGGCATAGCAAAATCGCTGCTGCTGGCCCGCTGGCGCCAGACGCTGGTGGCTGCCGTGGGGGTTGCGTTCAGTATTGCCATGTTCATCACGCTGCTTGGCTTCATGAACGGCCTTAACGACCTGCTCGACGGCCTTATACTGAACCGTACCCCGCACGTGCGCCTCTACAACGAGATAAAACCAAGCGAAAACCAACCGGTAAATGCTGCGACCGAGTATAAACACTTCTACAACTTTATCAGCTCAGTTAAGTCCGGGATCTCGCGGCAGGAGATCTACAACAGCGGCCCCATTCTGCAGGCTGTAAAAGACGATGCGCGGGTGCTGGGCGCAACGCCCAAGCTCACGGCCCAGGTGTTTTTTAACGAAGGCACCATCGAGATCACCGGCACGATAAACGGGGTGGATGTGGAGGAAGAAAGCAGGCTGTTCAACTTCCGGGATTATGTGACTGCCGGGAATGCCATTGACGCCAAGAACGTAGCCAACAGCATTATACTTGGTAAAGGCCTGGCCGATATCCTGGTTGCTGATATCGGCGATGTGGTGCAGGTGACCACCATTCAGGGCGAACGTATCCCGCTCAAGGTGGTGGGTTATTTCCAGTCCGGCATTCAGGAGATCGATAAAGTGCAGAGCTATGCCTCTATCAGCACGACCCAGAAGCTGCTGGGCAAACCCGCCAATTACATCACCGACATTCAGGTAAAGCTGCACGAACTGGACAGGGCGCCTGCCGTGGCAAAAGAGTATGAGCGGTTGTTTGACATCGATGCAGAAGACATCCAGACGGCCAACGCGCAGTTTGAAACAGGCAGCAGCGTGCGCTCGATCATTTCTTACGCGGTAGGCATTGTGCTGCTTATCGTGGCGGGCTTTGGCATCTTCAATATCCTGAACATGATGATCTACGAGAAGATGGATTCGATCGCCATCCTGAAAGCCACCGGTTTTTCGGGCGCCGACGTGAACCGTATTTTCCTGCTGATAGCCTTAAGTATAGGCTTTTTCGGCGGGTTGGTGGGCTTGCTCTTCGGCTTTATTTTCTCTGTCATCATCGACAACATCCCGTTCGACACGGCCGCGCTGCCCACCATTAAGACGTACCCCATTAATTATAATCCGATGTTCTACTTTATAGGTGCTTCCTTCTCGCTGATCACCACCTACTTTGCCGGTTTCTTCCCGGCCCGAAAGGCAAGTAAAGTGGACCCGGTGGAGATCATAAGAGGGAAGTAA
- a CDS encoding ABC transporter ATP-binding protein, translating to MHDIILEARHINKEFHDPVTVQVLTDITFSVRKGEFVSVIGKSGSGKSTLLYILSTMDTDYQGELLLDQELMTGRSDVELARVRNEKIGFVFQFHYLLNEFTVLQNVMLPGMKLAKYSEQEVEYRAMEKLKMLGIGHLAKNKAYKISGGEKQRVAIARALINDPLILMGDEPTGNLDVRNSEIVFDIFKKLTEVLHHTLLIVTHDQSFAERSGRIIEMEDGRIIRK from the coding sequence ATGCACGACATCATACTTGAGGCAAGGCATATTAACAAGGAGTTCCATGATCCGGTAACGGTGCAGGTGCTGACTGATATTACCTTTTCGGTGCGGAAAGGCGAGTTTGTGTCGGTGATCGGTAAATCGGGTAGCGGCAAGTCCACGCTGCTCTACATCCTATCCACCATGGATACCGATTATCAGGGCGAACTGTTGCTTGATCAGGAACTGATGACGGGCAGAAGTGATGTGGAGCTGGCCCGCGTCCGTAATGAGAAGATCGGCTTTGTGTTCCAGTTCCATTACCTGCTCAACGAATTTACGGTGCTGCAGAACGTCATGCTGCCCGGCATGAAACTGGCAAAGTATAGCGAGCAGGAAGTGGAGTACCGCGCCATGGAAAAGTTAAAAATGCTGGGCATCGGTCACCTGGCCAAGAACAAGGCCTATAAAATATCCGGTGGCGAGAAGCAGCGCGTGGCCATTGCCCGTGCCCTCATCAACGACCCGCTTATCCTGATGGGCGATGAGCCAACCGGCAACCTCGACGTGCGCAACAGCGAAATCGTATTCGATATCTTCAAGAAACTGACAGAGGTGCTCCACCATACTTTGCTCATCGTTACCCACGACCAAAGCTTCGCAGAACGCAGCGGCCGCATCATCGAGATGGAGGATGGCAGGATCATCCGGAAGTAA
- a CDS encoding zinc-dependent alcohol dehydrogenase: MLAMNYRGPKRVRIDHKPMPEILHPEDAIVRVVRSCICGSDLHLYNGNVPDTRVGSTFGHEFVGVVEEIGPDVQKLKVGDKVIVPFNIACGKCAFCKQELYGNCHEANSQASAVGGIFGYSHTAGGYNGGQAEYVRVPYADVGPTVIPEGMDLDDAVMLTDVVPTGYQAAEMGGIQKGDTVVVFGAGPIGIMAAKCSWLFGAGRVIVIDKEEYRLEFARNYSQCEAYNFMEMDDPAVFVKKTTDWMGADVCIDAVGAEAAGNVLQTITGRKLLLQAGSATALHWAINSVKKGGIVSIVGVYGPTDNLVPIGNVVNKGITIRANQASVKRLLPRLIDHVMNGVIKPKQLITHRVPLEEVADAYRIFSDKLDNCIKPVLIPPSANM; encoded by the coding sequence ATGCTGGCAATGAATTATCGTGGGCCCAAACGGGTTCGCATAGACCACAAACCCATGCCCGAGATTCTGCATCCTGAGGATGCCATCGTCCGGGTAGTCCGCTCCTGCATCTGCGGCTCTGACCTCCACCTCTACAACGGCAACGTACCCGACACCCGCGTGGGCTCTACTTTCGGACACGAGTTTGTAGGGGTAGTGGAGGAAATTGGCCCCGATGTACAGAAACTGAAGGTGGGCGACAAAGTAATCGTACCATTCAACATTGCGTGCGGAAAGTGCGCTTTCTGTAAGCAGGAGCTTTACGGCAACTGCCACGAGGCCAACTCACAGGCTTCGGCGGTAGGAGGCATCTTCGGGTACTCGCACACTGCGGGTGGCTACAACGGAGGCCAGGCAGAGTATGTGCGCGTGCCTTATGCCGATGTAGGGCCAACCGTCATCCCGGAGGGTATGGACCTGGATGATGCCGTGATGCTCACTGACGTTGTGCCCACCGGCTACCAGGCCGCTGAAATGGGCGGTATCCAGAAAGGCGACACCGTGGTAGTATTCGGGGCCGGGCCTATCGGGATCATGGCGGCGAAGTGCTCCTGGCTTTTCGGGGCAGGCCGCGTGATCGTGATAGACAAGGAAGAGTACCGCCTGGAGTTTGCCCGCAACTACTCCCAGTGCGAGGCCTATAACTTTATGGAGATGGACGACCCGGCGGTATTCGTGAAAAAGACCACCGATTGGATGGGAGCCGACGTGTGTATTGATGCCGTTGGCGCAGAGGCCGCTGGTAACGTGCTGCAGACCATCACGGGCCGCAAGCTGCTGTTGCAGGCAGGGTCCGCCACGGCGCTGCACTGGGCCATTAATTCGGTTAAAAAAGGCGGCATCGTTTCGATTGTAGGGGTGTACGGACCTACCGATAACCTGGTGCCGATCGGCAACGTGGTGAACAAAGGCATTACCATACGGGCCAACCAGGCCTCTGTGAAGCGCCTGCTTCCCCGCCTGATCGACCACGTGATGAATGGGGTGATCAAGCCGAAGCAGCTCATCACGCACCGCGTGCCGCTGGAGGAGGTGGCCGATGCCTACCGCATTTTCTCTGATAAGCTGGACAACTGTATCAAGCCAGTGCTTATTCCACCATCAGCCAACATGTAA
- a CDS encoding anhydro-N-acetylmuramic acid kinase, with amino-acid sequence MNKGLSSLFDVVNKDRRRIIGLMSGTSLDGLDVALCEFTGHGTDTQMTLLEFATMPYDTAFKAQVKSIFSKREADLEKVCLMNAYVGSFHADLINECLQTWNIQPREVDVIASHGQTIYHAPASLHQIPGMPNATLQIGDGDHIAVKTGIITLSDFRQKHIAAGGEGAPLAVYGDYLLFSEKGQNRIMLNIGGIANFTFLPGDLNTSRIFSTDVGPGNTLMDAYVQTQYPGKYFDANSDIAKKGTYNTRLLSALLDHPFFNQGFPKTTGPELFNLAYLEQAQQRSETTHLSPEDVMATLNRFSATGICEALERTMNKEHFELFLSGGGMHNPLLMENIAEMITGVTIRNTAELGVSPDAKEAVLFATLANECLVGNAIDFGPEHTGVPSVHMGKISLPD; translated from the coding sequence ATGAATAAAGGTTTAAGCAGCTTATTCGATGTCGTGAACAAAGATAGAAGAAGGATCATCGGTCTTATGTCCGGCACATCACTCGACGGACTGGATGTTGCACTGTGCGAATTTACGGGACATGGAACAGATACACAGATGACGCTTCTTGAATTTGCTACTATGCCCTATGACACCGCATTTAAAGCGCAGGTGAAATCGATCTTTTCCAAAAGAGAGGCTGACCTGGAGAAAGTGTGCCTGATGAATGCCTACGTTGGCAGTTTCCATGCAGATTTAATCAACGAGTGCCTCCAAACGTGGAATATTCAGCCACGGGAAGTAGATGTTATTGCCAGCCACGGACAGACCATTTACCACGCTCCTGCCTCCTTGCACCAGATCCCGGGGATGCCCAATGCTACCCTGCAGATAGGGGATGGCGACCATATCGCTGTTAAGACGGGCATTATAACCTTAAGCGATTTCAGGCAGAAGCACATTGCAGCAGGCGGCGAAGGCGCACCTTTGGCAGTATACGGCGATTACCTGCTGTTTTCTGAAAAAGGGCAAAACCGGATCATGCTAAACATCGGCGGTATAGCCAACTTCACGTTCTTGCCCGGCGACCTGAACACCTCCAGAATCTTCTCAACAGACGTAGGTCCGGGCAATACCCTTATGGATGCTTATGTACAAACACAGTACCCGGGTAAATATTTTGATGCTAATTCGGATATTGCAAAAAAAGGAACGTATAATACAAGGCTGCTAAGTGCCCTTTTAGATCACCCTTTCTTTAACCAAGGCTTTCCGAAGACAACAGGTCCGGAGCTTTTTAACCTTGCTTACCTGGAACAGGCACAACAAAGGTCTGAGACAACGCATCTTTCTCCGGAAGATGTAATGGCTACCCTAAACCGCTTTTCTGCAACGGGTATTTGTGAGGCCTTGGAAAGAACCATGAATAAGGAGCATTTCGAGCTATTTTTGAGTGGAGGCGGCATGCACAACCCGCTGTTGATGGAGAATATAGCGGAAATGATAACAGGCGTAACGATACGAAATACGGCAGAACTGGGTGTGTCGCCGGACGCAAAGGAGGCAGTATTGTTTGCCACACTTGCCAACGAGTGCCTTGTAGGAAATGCCATCGACTTCGGGCCTGAACATACAGGTGTCCCTTCTGTGCACATGGGGAAGATCAGCTTGCCGGATTAA